One window from the genome of Dermacentor silvarum isolate Dsil-2018 chromosome 7, BIME_Dsil_1.4, whole genome shotgun sequence encodes:
- the LOC119458880 gene encoding endothelin-converting enzyme 2 — translation MPVFCGHHLEASYKVLLVALDRVFRFTAQDIKTVNDGFNDVVSTAAQKVNASDWMDDESKAQLTEKIFAVKKSLWPPDAVVKADLLEQLYGGFPENATSFAAYWMATKQAAKGLVNVTGQYEEAMSLPRNGMPGYLVYSYVSNTMELATAAIAAPMYYPNGTKAMLYGGLLFLISTYLVRAFDREGVRWMPNGTEVGNILSNASLFEYHNRERCLEGDIEHSVFPEVPAADIAYTAMKKSHARGGSVPLALRADLSEDKVFFITLCYISCGISGETSSRKFDCNKLARNSRAFAKAFRCPLRSKLNPAKKCHFFRDEDVD, via the coding sequence ATGCCCGTGTTCTGCGGCCACCACTTAGAAGCATCGTACAAGGTTCTTCTTGTTGCACTCGACCGTGTTTTCCGATTCACGGCGCAGGACATCAAGACCGTCAACGACGGCTTCAACGATGTGGTTTCAACAGCTGCCCAAAAGGTCAACGCTTCAGACTGGATGGACGATGAGAGCAAGGCGCAATTAACCGAGAAGATCTTTGCTGTGAAGAAGTCACTCTGGCCCCCCGACGCTGTCGTGAAGGCTGACTTGCTCGAGCAGTTGTATGGTGGGTTCCCCGAAAATGCTACGAGTTTCGCTGCATACTGGATGGCGACGAAACAGGCCGCCAAGGGGTTGGTGAACGTGACTGGTCAATACGAGGAGGCGATGAGTCTGCCTAGGAACGGTATGCCTGGCTACCTTGTATACAGTTACGTCTCTAACACCATGGAACTGGCAACTGCTGCCATCGCGGCACCCATGTACTATCCGAACGGGACGAAGGCTATGCTGTACGGTGGTCTCCTGTTCCTCATATCGACTTATTTGGTTCGTGCATTCGACAGAGAAGGCGTGAGGTGGATGCCCAACGGAACAGAGGTCGGGAACATCTTGTCCAATGCGAGCCTTTTCGAATATCACAACAGAGAGCGATGCCTGGAAGGCGATATAGAGCACAGCGTCTTCCCCGAAGTGCCTGCTGCCGACATTGCCTACACCGCCATGAAGAAGTCCCACGCTCGAGGCGGCAGCGTGCCCCTGGCTCTGCGTGCTGACCTCTCGGAGGACAAGGTCTTCTTCATTACGTTGTGTTATATTTCGTGCGGCATATCTGGTGAAACGAGCTCGCGTAAGTTCGACTGTAACAAGTTGGCGAGGAATTCCCGAGCGTTTGCTAAAGCTTTTCGCTGCCCTCTACGATCCAAGCTGAACCCCgccaagaaatgccactttttcAGGGATGAAGACGTGGATTAG